A genomic segment from Fusarium keratoplasticum isolate Fu6.1 chromosome 10, whole genome shotgun sequence encodes:
- a CDS encoding TRANSKETOLASE-1 domain-containing protein has protein sequence MNFLMHHDATGASDISRTSGNCSHDPWMLDRVSKLLTSHISKSDEEDYESARLKASIGIALFKYVMRYGQGDGRYFNRDRLVTSGRYTSKWQDIFVHLIAAKGVAVDPIRFSNILSRTPNPTCHSGPSISNAIGLAIAMKNLAMLYNKPGLNLLDNMIWCVIDDAKFQQGSVLEKVALAGCWKLKNLCVIHDGIGGAMSPNLDLSKFKKHGWNVIEVVNDNNLTILALCMALGTSRRSDVPTVVSIQPPDGSTSHKLPFPPNDSTPFHLLLEQYDFFQDVCKRSEVYEADWLAKVGAYRELYPALAKEFWDNVAGKNLVKPTGHQHYPNATAGPLTPPLSPWSAELRSRRTRQSPLRRGRPSQRPSKRSAPGGATYEALHIRPCDAEEVAGAFLVSIRSTELPTTISLPKNGATSFSGHSSRLGVTHGGYVFSNYHDGYFDLTLITAGVGIHYAMGTRDFLLRNYCLKTRIVSCPCLKLFQLQTEEYKRSVLQPQSGRPAVAIDFGNSQGWEPYADALVSLEEGNDEEMGDNQPDRIGPRVRDFVKEFKERRAK, from the exons ATGAACTTTTTGATGCATCATGATGCCACCGGAGCCTCAGACATCTCCCGGACCAGTGGAAACTGCTCTCATGACCCTTGGATGCTCGACAGAGTCTCGAAGCTGCTTACGAGTCATATCTCCAAGTCAGACGAAGAAGACTATGA ATCTGCCAGGCTCAAGGCCTCTATCGGAATTGCCCTCTTCAAGTACGTGATGAGATATGGACAGGGCGACGGTCGTTACTTCAACCGTGATCGTTTAGTCACATCAGGGC GTTATACCAGCAAATGGCAAGATATATTCGTGCATCTAATTGCAGCAAAGGGTGTCGCCGTTGACCCGATCAGATTTTCCAACATCCTTTCCCGAACACCAAATCCTACCTGCCATTCAGGCCCGTCAATCTCGAATGCCATTGGCCTCGCAATTGCAATGAAAAACTTGGCAATGCTCTATAACAAGCCGGGCTTGAATCTCTTAGATAACATGATCTGGTGTGTCATTGACGATGCCAAGTTTCAGCAAGGCAGTGTTCTTGAGAAAGTCGCCCTCGCTGGCTGCTGGAAGCTAAAGAACCTCTGCGTTATCCACGATGGCATCGGTGGCGCTATGAGCCCTAATCTTGACCTttccaagttcaagaagcaCGGCTGGAACGTAATTGAAGTGGTGAATGACAACAACCTCACTATCCTTG CCCTTTGCATGGCTCTTGgaacctcaagaagaagcgatgTGCCAACCGTTGTCAGTATCCAACCTCCAGATGGCTCGACGTCACACAAGCTGCCCTTCCCTCCCAACGACAGCACTCCATttcacctccttctcgaacAGTACGACTTTTTCCAAGATGTCTGTAAGAGGAGCGAAGTCTATGAGGCTGATTGGCTGGCAAAAGTCGGAGCATATCGAGAGCTGTACCCAGCGCTTGCTAAGGAATTTTGGGATAACGTTGCCGGCAAGAATCTTGTTAAGCCAACCGGACACCAACATTATCCCAATGCCACTGCGGGCCCTTTAACTCCACCACTATCGCCTTGGTCCGCTGAACTCCGTTCTCGGAGAACAAGACAGAGCCCGCtcagaagaggaaggccGTCACAACGACCAAGCAAGCGCTCCGCGCCAGGCGGAGCAACATACGAAGCCTTACACATCCGCCCCTGTGACGCCGAAGAGGTTGCAGGCGCCTTTCTCGTGTCCATCAGATCGACCGAGTTACCGACAACGATTTCCCTACCGAAGAACGGTGCCACAAGCTTTTCTGGCCACTCGTCTCGTCTAGGCGTGACCCACGGAGGTTATGTATTCTCTAACTATCACGATGGGTACTTTGATTTGACCCTTATAACCGCGGGTGTTGGAATCCACTACGCCATGGGCACCCGTGATTTTCTCCTAAGGAACTACTGTCTGAAAACTAGGATAGTGTCATGTCCCTGCCTCAAACTCTTTCAGCTGCAGACAGAGGAGTACAAGAGATCTGTCCTTCAGCCTCAGAGTGGGAGACCAGCAGTGGCGATTGACTTTGGGAACAGTCAAGGGTGGGAGCCATACGCGGACGCGCTGGTCTCGTTGGAGGAAGGCAATGATGAAGAAATGGGGGATAACCAACCTGATAGGATTGGACCGAGGGTTAGAGA
- a CDS encoding Fructose-bisphosphate aldolase — MESWLDIQKQNRTLQILRSATEGKYGVLAIICYNIEHLTALVRAAEAKRSPLILQLFPSTVSQLPTLAWAAAAAVKSASVPLSLHLDHAQDEAQIRAIAAALSFDSIMVDMSHYDHHENLEKTKVLTRVCHDRGIAVEAESGRINGGEEGIADTGSLEALFTTPEEVEDFLAAEIDLLAPSIGNIHGDYGPAGPQLDFDRLSRVNSQINGRVVMALHGTNDFAPEIMQRCIQHGAVKLNINKLILDSWNVYVREHAQDPLMQLMDGGMDALQAEVERWMDICGSSGKA; from the exons ATGGAATCCTGGCTGGATATTCAGAAGCAGAACCGTACCCTGCAAATCCTCCGCTCAGCGACTGAAGGCAAGTATGGAGTCTTGGCCATAATTTG TTACAATATCGAGCACCTGACAGCGCTTGTCCGCgctgccgaggccaagaggtCACCTCTCATCCTTCAACTCTTCCCCTCAACCGTCAGCCAGTTGCCGACTCTAGCAtgggcagcagcggcagcggtCAAGTCAGCAAGTGTTCCGCTTTCGTTGCATCTGGACCATGCACAAGATGAAGCTCAAATCCGAGCGATTGCTGCAGCCTTGTCATTTGACTCTATTATGGTGGACATGAGTCATTATGATCATCATGAGAACTTGGAAAAGACAAAAGTCTTGACGAGGGTTTGTCATGACCGTGGCATTGCCGTCGAGGCTGAGAGCGGGCGCATTaatggaggagaagagggcattGCAGACACGGGATCTCTAGAAG CACTCTTTACTACGccggaggaggtcgaggactTTCTCGCTGCTGAGATTGACCTTCTTGCACCGAGCATAGGAAACATCCACGGCGACTATGGTCCAGCTGGGCCCCAACTCGACTTTGACCGACTGTCCAGGGTCAACAGTCAGATAAATGGCAGAGTGGTGATGGCGCTCCACGGCACAAACGACTTTGCGCCCGAGATTATGCAGCGCTGTATTCAGCACGGGGCGGTCAAGCTGAACATCAATAAGCTCATTCTGGATAGTTGGAATGTCTATGTCAGAGAACATGCTCAGGATCCACTGATGCAGCTTATGGATGGTGGTATGGACGCGCTTCAGGCCGAGGTTgagcgatggatggatatctGCGGAAGTAGTGGGAAGGCGTAG
- a CDS encoding Transketolase, which produces MAPTLELYERAAVDKIPTKSLPTKGASIVGLKLESPEKHDRVLKVFRAFIADLCQQFNGGHPGSAMGMAAIGIALYKYVMRYSPNNCGYFNRDRFVLSNGHACLWQYLFMHLVGVKSMTLEQLKSYHSTKTDSLCPGHPEIENEGVEVTTGPLGQGVANAVGLAMATKNLAATYNKPGYELVNNMTWCMIGDACLQEGVGLEAVSLAGHWRLNNLCIIYDNNSITCDGTADVANTEDINAKMRATGWNVLDVLGGDWDVAAIVNSLVAARSSDKPTFINIRTTIGFGSSKAGNAKTHGAALGVDDVASIKKSFGLDPKEHFHIPQDVYDFFADVCTRGEAYEAEWQETLQRYKKEDPVLGTEFGLRVAGKMPDDWTKCIPEKLELPTEPTASRKSAGIVTNILGERIKSFLVGTADLTPSCNVAFNNKVDFQSPDLRTACGLNGNYSGRYIHYGIREHAMCGISNGLAAFNKGTFIPMTSSFFMFYLYAAPAVRMAALQGLQQIHIATHDSIGTGEDGPTHQPIALPALYRAMPNTLYIRPCDSEEVAGAFVAAIQATETPTIISLSRQNLTQFPQHSSREGVSLGAYVFVEADGDDFDVTLIGVGSEMGLTMQAKDVLLNEHGIKSRVVSFPCPRLFEQQSRQYKQSVLKPRSGKPTVVIEAYAANGWERYADASISMRRFGKSLPSKAAYEYFGFKPYNVATKIKDLVEEVKRDGIEILRGDFRDLNGSLGVGFEH; this is translated from the exons ATGGCTCCTACACTGGAACTTTACGAGAGGGCTGCTGTTGACAAGATCCCCACCAAGTCACTCCCCACCAAAGGCGCCAGTATTGTTGGCCTTAAGCTCGAGAGTCCAGAAAAACATGACAGAGTGTTGAAGGTGTTCAGAGCATTCATCGCAGACCTCTGCCAGCAGTTCAATGGTGGACACCCTGG GTCCGCCATGGGCATGGCAGCGATTGGCATCGCCCTCTACAAGTACGTCATGAGGTACTCCCCCAACAACTGCGGGTACTTTAACCGTGACCGCTTCGTCCTATCTAACG GACATGCCTGTCTGTGGCAATATCTATTCATGCACCTTGTCGGTGTCAAGAGCATGACACTCGAGCAGCTCAAATCATATCACTCAACAAAGACTGATTCGCTCTGCCCCGGTCATCCCGAAATCGAGAATGAAGGTGTGGAAGTCACCACTGGTCCCCTCGGACAAGGAGTCGCCAACGCCGTCGGCCTCGCTATGGCTACCAAGAACCTGGCTGCCACATACAACAAGCCAGGATACGAGCTGGTGAATAACATGACGTGGTGTATGATTGGAGACGCCTGCCTTCAGGAGGGTGTTGGTCTCGAAGCAGTCTCTCTCGCCGGTCATTGGAGGCTCAATAACCTCTGTATTATTTACGACAACAACTCTATCACTTGTGATGGCACGGCGGACGTTGCCAATACTGAAGATATAAATGCCAAGATGAGGGCTACTGGGTGGAATGTGCTGGATGTGCTTGGCGGAGACTGGGATGTTGCTG CCATCGTCAACTCCCTCGTCGCGGCTAGGTCAAGCGATAAGCCCACCTTTATCAACATTCGCACAACTATCGGCTTCGGGTCTTCCAAGGCCGGCAACGCAAAGACACACGGAGCCGCTCTCGGGGTTGACGACGTGGCCAGCATCAAGAAGTCATTCGGCCTCGATCCAAAAGAGCATTTCCACATCCCGCAAGACGTCTACGACTTTTTCGCAGATGTTTGTACCCGTGGCGAAGCCTACGAGGCCGAGTGGCAGGAGACCCTGCAGAGGTACAAGAAAGAGGATCCTGTGTTGGGGACAGAGTTCGGTCTCCGTGTCGCCGGAAAGATGCCCGACGACTGGACAAAGTGCATCCCGGAAAAGTTGGAGCTTCCTACGGAGCCCACGGCATCGCGAAAGTCTGCGGGCATTGTGACCAATATCCTTGGCGAGAGGAtcaagtccttcttggtTGGCACCGCGGATCTTACCCCTTCGTGCAATGTGGCCTTTAACAACAAGGTCGACTTCCAATCT CCTGATCTCAGAACCGCTTGCGGATTGAACGGAAACTATAGTGGCCGCTACATCCACTACGGCATCCGCGAGCACGCCATGTGTGGCATCTCCAACGGCCTCGCCGCGTTCAACAAGGGCACCTTCATCCCTATGACGAGCTCTTTCTTCATGTTCTATCTCTACGCCGCCCCGGCTGTCCGAATGGCAGCCCTCCAGGGACTCCAGCAGATCCACATCGCCACCCATGACAGTATCGGCACCGGCGAGGATGGACCAACGCATCAGCCGATAGCCCTTCCAGCTCTCTACCGAGCCATGCCGAACACTCTGTACATCCGCCCATGTGATTCGGAGGAGGTGGCGGGTGCTTTTGTGGCCGCTATCCAGGCCACTGAAACACCAACCATCATCTCTCTGTCTCGGCAGAACCTGACACAGTTCCCACAGCACTCATCACGTGAGGGTGTGAGCCTGGGCGCATACGTCTTTGTTGAGGCCGACGGAGATGACTTCGACGTGACCCTAATCGGAGTTGGTTCCGAGATGGGCCTGACGATGCAAGCCAAGGATGTGCTTCTCAACGAGCACGGCATCAAGTCAAGAGTAGTCTCATTCCCCTGTCCCAGACTCTTTGAGCAGCAATCCCGACAGTACAAGCAATCGGTCCTGAAGCCTCGCTCCGGAAAGCCGACCGTCGTCATCGAAGCATATGCTGCGAACGGATGGGAGCGGTATGCCGATGCGTCGATATCTATGAGGCGATTCGGAAAGAGTCTTCCATCAAAGGCGGCATACGAATATTTCGGATTCAAGCCTTATAATGTTGCGACAAAGATCAAGGatctggtggaggaggtcaagagaGATGGTATCGAGATACTAAGGGGCGATTTCAGGGATCTCAATGGAAGCTTGGGCGTTGGTTTTGAGCATTAG
- a CDS encoding Zn(2)-C6 fungal-type domain-containing protein has product MDAHNTPRRSRRNRPSRARGLRTSTGCLTCRKRRVKCDEGKPRCVQCSKSDRDCRYAQPSDSGQADQDVSEAAGLRDDIVHEASCSGNSPSATQGTEDAENRPSIEKGYQDTFAGVPTEASVTFRLHNSIDIPQDNHPETSSGDGDLPNIDFAFAASPLARSQVSLLNISPFEWYDLLAQDAISQIQRWNDTSNGEPRWNFDERTLSRRQSPAPISTDADSHAHHRHDDILGASLVDHGLADKPWNTATSIELSSEDLGFFRYYTEIVGPILDLFDQGRHFTNIVPHLALRNSGLLKAILAVAAKHMSLGLKTRHPHNDGGNSGEDSSSSPEAINGGQSQDRGQTPAHMATQYYYETLQYLSQTLLYPSYAKSHEILATAIMISTYEMFDADGTSTSGNWERHLRGAFWIQRSQDNDGESIDGLRRAVWWAWLRQDIWAAFRAGRPTLTIWRPWKRLEDLDSDELATRMVYICAKCVEFAALDKTAPDQDIRQRIEHGNRLLQALEDWHRVLPSSYKPVTVATKPNQTSSTPKSQTKFQPIWFHPPNHAGAMQMYHFAKAVVLLNQPTTGGLNAYRQRQKCLNESLHMVCGIANACREGEPAMAFVNVQAIFAVGQCVQMPEKQAELLDTLDRMLEISKFPASGLVEELKSVWQE; this is encoded by the exons ATGGACGCCCACAATACCCCCAGACGATCTCGCCGAAACAGACCGTCTCGAGCTCGTGGCTTGAGGACTTCGACAGGCTG TCTCACTTGCAGAAAGAGACGCGTCAAGTGTGATGAAGGCAAGCCCAGATGTGTCCAGTGCTCCAAATCAGATCGGGATTGTCGCTATGCCCAGCCGAGCGACTCAGGCCAAGCGGACCAGGATGTCTCCGAGGCAGCCGGGTTGCGCGACGATATAGTACATGAAGCATCTTGCAGCGGGAACAGTCCGAGCGCCACTCAAGGTACAGAAGATGCTGAGAATCGGCCCAGTATCGAGAAAGGCTACCAGGATACCTTCGCCGGGGTTCCCACTGAGGCCTCCGTGACATTCCGGCTCCATAACTCCATCGACATACCCCAAGATAATCATCCAGAGACGAGTAGTGGTGATGGAGATCTACCAAACATAGACTTTGCGTTTGCTGCCTCTCCATTAGCCAGGAGCCAGGTCTCACTGCTCAACATCTCGCCGTTTGAATGGTACGATCTACTAGCGCAGGATGCCATCTCCCAGATTCAGCGATGGAACGATACCTCAAATGGTGAACCACGATGGAACTTTGACGAGCGCACGTTATCTCGCCGGCAGTCACCAGCCCCAATATCTACGGACGCCGACTCTCAtgcccatcatcgtcacGATGATATTCTCGGGGCTTCTTTGGTCGATCATGGCCTGGCGGACAAACCATGGAATACGGCCACGAGCATAGAGCTATCGTCAGAAGACCTCGGTTTCTTTCGCTATTACACTGAGATCGTTGGGCCGATCCTCGATCTATTTGACCAAGGGCGTCACTTCACTAATATAGTGCCTCATCTCGCGCTGCGCAATTCGGGACTGTTGAAGGCCATACTTGCGGTTGCGGCCAAGCACATGTCTCTTGGCCTCAAAACCAGGCATCCGCATAATGATGGCGGAAACTCGGGCGAGGAcagctcttcatcaccagAAGCAATAAACGGTGGCCAATCACAGGATCGCGGCCAGACTCCAGCGCATATGGCCACCCAATACTACTACGAGACCCTCCAGTATCTCTCACAGACCCTACTCTATCCCTCTTATGCCAAATCTCATGAGATCTTAGCCACAGCTATCATGATTAGCACGTACGAGATGTTTGACGCTGACGGAACCTCAACAAGCGGCAACTGGGAACGCCACTTGCGAGGCGCATTCTGGATACAGCGCTCCCAGGATAACGACGGCGAGTCCATTGACGGATTGAGACGGGCCGTGTGGTGGGCGTGGCTTAGGCAAGACATATGGGCCGCATTCCGGGCAGGGAGGCCAACTCTCACGATATGGAGACCCTGGAAGAGactcgaggatcttgatTCTGATGAGCTCGCCACGAGAATGGTCTACATCTGTGCCAAGTGCGTCGAGTTTGCTGCTCTGGACAAGACTGCGCCTGACCAAGATATACGACAAAGGATTGAACATGGCAACAGACTTCTTCAAGCGCTAGAAGACTGGCATCGTGTCCTTCCTAGCTCATACAAACCAGTCACAGTCGCAACAAAACCCAATCAAACATCCTCAACACCCAAATCTCAGACAAAGTTCCAGCCTATATGGTTTCATCCGCCCAACCACGCCGGCGCGATGCAAATGTACCATTTTGCCAAAGCTGTTGTTCTGCTGAACCAGCCCACGACTGGCGGCCTCAACGCATACCGTCAGCGTCAGAAGTGTCTCAACGAAAGCCTTCACATGGTCTGCGGCATTGCCAACGCTTGTCGAGAGGGGGAACCTGCTATGGCGTTTGTCAATGTCCAGGCCATATTTGCTG TCGGTCAGTGCGTCCAGATGCCAGAGAAGCAGGCCGAACTACTCGATACGTTGGACAGAATGTTGGAGATTAGCAAGTTTCCCGCTTCAGGGCTTGTGGAGGAGCTAAAGAGCGTTTGGCAGGAATAA